From Thermoanaerobaculia bacterium, the proteins below share one genomic window:
- a CDS encoding sigma 54-interacting transcriptional regulator: MNPRLMALSGPLRGSSFLLAEGETSIGRDPASTVAVGDASVSRRHAVVRGAGATPTIVDLDSLNGTFVNGVPVRERVLESGDEVRIGSSVFFFWTEEDPAAAAEIPDGSTARLAPADRPLPKLSSDFVGESRAIREAGAALLRAAASEATVLILGESGTGKELAARTIHRASLRARGPFVAMSGATLTEPLLESELFGHERGAFTGAVAQKRGRLETADGGTFFLDEVGELPPAVQAKLLRVLETRQFERVGGNRTISVDVRFVAATNRDLEAATREGSFRRDLFYRLNVVAIRLPPLRERRDDVPLLARFFAARFAEKSGKPPRGLSPDAQKALMRYDWPGNVRELANAIERAIVLGEGDAIRVEDLPESVLESSAGEASGEYHALVASAKRDLVRKAIDDAGGNVSEAARRLGLHPNYLFRLVKNLGVRTR, from the coding sequence ATGAATCCGAGGCTGATGGCGCTCTCGGGACCGCTCCGCGGGTCGAGCTTTCTCCTCGCGGAAGGGGAGACCTCGATCGGCCGTGATCCCGCGAGCACCGTCGCCGTGGGAGACGCCTCCGTTTCCCGGCGGCACGCGGTCGTTCGCGGCGCCGGCGCGACGCCGACCATCGTCGACCTGGACAGTCTGAACGGAACGTTCGTCAACGGGGTACCGGTGCGGGAGCGGGTTCTCGAAAGCGGTGACGAGGTTCGGATCGGAAGCTCGGTGTTCTTCTTCTGGACGGAGGAGGATCCCGCGGCCGCGGCCGAGATCCCCGACGGCTCGACGGCGCGCCTTGCGCCGGCCGACCGGCCGCTCCCGAAACTCTCGTCCGATTTCGTCGGCGAGAGCCGGGCGATCCGGGAAGCGGGCGCGGCGCTCCTTCGGGCGGCTGCATCCGAGGCGACGGTCCTGATCCTGGGGGAGAGCGGGACGGGAAAGGAGCTCGCCGCCCGGACGATCCATCGCGCGAGCCTCCGTGCGCGAGGGCCCTTCGTCGCGATGAGCGGCGCGACCCTGACCGAGCCGCTCCTGGAGAGCGAACTCTTCGGGCACGAGCGCGGCGCCTTCACCGGGGCGGTCGCGCAGAAGCGGGGAAGGCTCGAAACGGCCGACGGCGGAACCTTTTTTCTCGACGAGGTCGGCGAGCTTCCGCCGGCCGTCCAGGCGAAGCTCCTTCGGGTCCTCGAGACGCGTCAGTTCGAGCGCGTCGGAGGAAACCGGACGATTTCCGTCGACGTCCGATTCGTCGCCGCGACGAATCGCGATCTCGAGGCGGCGACCCGGGAAGGTTCGTTCCGGCGGGACCTCTTCTATCGTTTGAACGTCGTCGCGATCCGGCTGCCGCCGCTCCGGGAGCGCCGCGACGACGTCCCGCTCCTGGCGCGTTTCTTCGCGGCCCGATTCGCCGAGAAGTCCGGCAAGCCGCCGCGCGGATTGTCCCCGGACGCGCAGAAGGCCCTGATGCGCTACGACTGGCCCGGAAACGTCCGCGAGCTCGCCAACGCGATCGAGCGCGCGATCGTGCTGGGCGAAGGAGACGCGATCCGGGTCGAGGACCTGCCCGAATCCGTGCTCGAATCGTCGGCCGGCGAGGCGTCCGGCGAGTACCACGCCCTCGTGGCGTCGGCGAAGCGCGATCTCGTCCGCAAGGCGATCGACGACGCCGGCGGGAACGTTTCCGAGGCGGCCCGCCGCCTGGGGCTCCACCCGAACTATCTTTTCCGACTCGTGAAGAACCTCGGCGTCAGGACGAGGTAG